TATTGAGGGTCACAGATGTGCATGAATTTGTACAATCAGCTTCTTAGTTTTATTCAAATACTGAGAAAATGTGCTGCAGCTCATGGCTATTTGGGAGAATGAGAACAGGATGAAtgaccaacttttttttttttgggggggggggggggggacttacacCTGAAGAACCTCAGTGACACCTTTATTAAAAGTCACATCTAAGGGCATATTCACGGTGGGACGTTGTGTTTTAATGCAACGTTAGTCGCAAcatgtctgcgttaagaggtaacgcactgtaagcagtgagttaccacaaatgCAACATTTTTCAACGCAACGATAACGTTGCACTGAGAACAGCCcgtaggattatcattgcagtgcggtaagctgtgttataagactttataacgcagctccgcaacgacccactgtgaatgcgacctaacaGAATATTAATCTGTTCTTATTGAATGCAAAGATGTTAATATAATGGACAGTTGCCAGCATTTTAAAATAATTTCCAAAATTGTTAAGAGTTGTTTTAAGTTGTACGTAATAACGGATCTTCTTTTCTTACAATATTAGTCTGGTCTCCAGTTTGGGACCCCTTTTTCTAGTAAAGCTGCACTATTGCAGCAGCTGAGGATATTACCTAGTGCTAATAATATGCACAAAGTAGAAgcaaagttaaaggacaactgaagtgagaaaaatatggtggctgctatatttattttcttttaaacaataccagttgcctggcagccctgctggtctatagtggctgcaatagtgtctgaatcacaccagaaacaagcatgctgcagatcaggtgtttctgacattattatcatatctgacaagattagctgcatgcttgtttctggtgtttttctgacactactgtagccaaatagaccagcaggtctgccaggcaactaatattgtgtgtaaggaaataaatgtggcagcctccatattcttctcacttcagttgtcctttatggtcTCCTGTCAACTGTGTGAAAAGCTTATTACAATACATATAGTTTCTTGAaagtgtttaaagggatactgtagggggtcgggggaaaatgagctgaacttacccgggacttctaatggtcccccgcagacatcctgtgcccgcgcagccgctcaccgatgctccggccccgcctccggttcacttctggaatttctgactttaaagtcagaaaaccactgcgcctgcgttgccgtgtcctcgaacccgctgatgtcatcaagagcgcacagcgcaggcccagtatggcctgtgtctgcgcagtacactcctggtgacatcagcgggagcgaggacacggcaacgcaggcgcagtggttttctgactttaaagtcagaaattccagaagtgaaccggaggcggggccggagcattggggagtggctgcgccaacataggatgtctgcgggggaccattagaagccccgggtaagttcagctcattttcccccgaccccccctacagtatccctttaaagtccaACTCCAAGCACAGTTTCTAAATATATcacctttagggtgcatacacacacacatccaatttttatttacCAATAATGGGCCGATTTTGGGTTTGCCTGCACAATCTGttctggaggtggtaaaatttgccTGTTATTAGCTTATCAAAATTAGATATGTTTGTACGTTCCTGATATTAGCCATATAAGAAGAAGAAATGCACATCTATGGCTTAGGGACTTACCATCAGCCCCAAATATCTGGTCCCATGTACATACTTTATATAACTACAAGTTTTAGATAGTAACAAgactgaaaaaaaataacttacatTAATCTAAATGTTGGaaatcttattattattttttttttcctcaattttttttttttaaactggacctgaactcttgcacatgacagatggaaaacagagagaaatgtaccctgtatgtatttagagagtttagtctgtttaattccccctcatttgtgtttaatcacaatttgtaatttgatctctcccatgtgtcatatgactgccacggcagataagctcatttgaaagcacaggctgataacaatatgtctgcttccatgaatcaggaagtggaaaccgtgcagatttattttaggatttgtatcagctgtaacaaagagacgTTTTTTGTttgaagtttattatgctgttgtgtatcttttagagcagagagatgttctgagttcaggtccgctttaagaatgtATTAATATACCAAATGAAAATTGTTGTTTGGAGTGCCACCTGTTGGTGTGAATTGCACACTTTGTACTGTAAGTTCAAGAAAGCTCTCCCTTTACTTCATTAAAGAAAACTTAGTTCCGTAGAGAAAAATATAAGCCTGTTGATCAGTAGAGATGTTCAATTCTTTTATAAAAATTTCCATTACGGGTACATTTCTGGAGAAGCTTGTGATTGATTTGTTTCACTTTCATTTGATCACTTCTACTTCCTCAGCAACATAAAATGGAGACATGATCTTGACTCTCAAACCATCAAGTCTGTCTCCATACATGTGTTTGTATTATTTCATATAATGCTAGAGAGTTCTTTAACATAACACTATAACATATCTTAATTTCATGTGGTGCaatcattttaaaaaatatctgtcTTTATGTGCTAAACATGATTCATAAGCAAACAAAATatggtaaaaaaatatatatatatcctttttttagttttaaagcTTGCATATGTCTTTCATTCATAGGGATTAAGGAGTCTGACACTGGACTTGCTCCTCCGGCACTGTGGGATTTGGCTGCTGataaacagactctgcagagtgaaCAGCCCCTCCAGGTGGCTAGGTGCGGCCCCTCATTTCTTCTATCTGGTTATCTTATTATTGGCAATATCACATAACATTAAACATATGCAGAGATGTATTGGATCAGTAGATGTCTTTTGTGTTTTTGGATTGtagatgtttattatttttttcttgccCAGGTGCACAAAAATAATCAATGCTGATTCTGAGGACCCAAAATACATCATCAATGTGAAGCAGTTTGCAAAGTTTGTGGTAGACCTTAGTGATCAGGTTGCCCCTACAGACATTGAAGAAGGAATGAGAGTTGGGTAAGTGGCAATATTAAATGTGTAGTGAAATGTATTTTGTATTTAGATATTGATGTTGAGTAAGCTGTAAAGGTTCTAATCTAGactgtatgtttttgtgtgtacagtgtggatAGAAACAAGTACCAGATtcatatacctctgcctccaaaaattgatccTACAGTGACTATGATGCAGGTAATGAATTGAATACAATATGCCGTGAATGTTAATAGTAACCATTCCCATACTGAGAGCAATGTCTTCTTACTTTGTTGTGCAGGTGGAGGAAAAACCTGATGTTACTTACAGTGATGTTGGAGGTTGCAAAGAGCAGATCGAAAAACTGAGGGAAGTTGTTGAAACTCCTTTGCTCCATGTAAGTAGCTAAAAGAGCTTTCAGAGTGGTGTATAAAAAAACTAGGCATTCGGACCTGCACATCATTTTGCTAGAAATGCAGGCGCGTGACTAAACTGTCTACATCCACACCAGCACCGCAAAGGCATCCATGATTGCTGAAGTGAGAAAGGCCTCAAAGCACACACATCAGGCTACATTCCATGAATGTGCTGCCCTCCCTGTTCTGTAAAGCCACCCCTGCCTTACACAAACACCACCAACCTTTCCTCTCCTGGCTGGAGATGTGTGAACTGACTTCAtctcttaaccacctgagcggtctggacgagctcagctcgtccaacaccgccggaggtcgccgctcaggccctgctgggccgattttcatcaaataaaaagcagcacacgcagccggcactttgccagccgcgtgtgctgcctgatcgccgccgctctgcggcgatccgccgcgagcagcggcgaaagagggtccccccagccgcctgagcccagcgtagccggaacaaaaagttccggccagcgctaagggctggatcggaggcggctgacgtcaggacgtcggctgacgtcgatgacgtcactccgctcgtcgctatggcgacgatataagcaaaacaaggaaggccgctcattgcggccttccttgtttattctgggcgctggaggcgatcggaagatcgcctccggagcgccctctagtgggctttcatgcagccaactttcagttggctgcatgaaatagttttttttttatttaaaaaaaaccctcccgcagccaccctggcgatttaatcagaacgccagggtggttaaatggcACTTTATATGTTGTGATCGGTTGTTGACTCCCCACCATTGTCTATCAAATTTGTTTACTGAATCACAttgatttgtttttttctgattccAGCCTGAGCGGTTTGTTAATCTGGGCATAGAACCACCAAAAGGCGTGCTCTTGTTTGGTCCTCCAGGAACAGGGAAAACTCTGTGTGCCCGAGCAGTTGCCAACAGGACTGACGCCTGTTTCATCAGAGTCATTGGCTCAGAGTTGGTCCAGAAATATGTTGGTGAGGTAAgaattgattgattttttttgttttgttttgtctggtattacagttttttttttattttactcatGCATTAGCAAGGCATACAGTGTACAATGTAAATGTAATCATTAGTTGCCCTAAGAATTTAATTCTAATGTCCCTTCAGTTTGAGTTACTTAGCATAGAAGAGACATGTGAAGTAACTGACTGAGCAAGGGTGCTAGGCATCCTAGTCTGTAACCTTAATATCAACAATGCATTACGGCATGATTCATGCCTTCCGCACAGATTACacagtaatgcaagtctatggcggcacAATAAATGTCAACAACAGGAATTCCAGTGCCATACTTCCTGTCTGTGCTTCTGAGAGTTTTATTGAAATCAGGGATTCTAGGGAGGATACGGAATTCTACAAGGCATATAAAAATCCCTTATTATCACTAAAGCTTACCTGTAGGTAAAATCTGCAATGTaatcgttgggggggggggggggggggggtcggggggaatgggaaaaaaaacaacctttgtgGACCTTTTTTCTTTGATTGGGACACCTCGTCTTAATCAGAGTAAAGAGGTCCCTATAGATCAAGGGGAAAATTGACTATCAGAAGAACATGGGAGAGGTGATTATAATGTTGCCTCTAGCCACAAGTTTTGTGCAAactctgtgcatgtgtgagtTTCCGCTTCAAATGAAGCCTAAagtaattgaagaaaaaaaaaaaagccagtttaacttaccttgggcttctaccagccccctgcagctgcccgtgCCCGCGCTGTGACAAACCGACCCTTCGGTCCCCTGCAGCGATCGACTTTCGGTTCTGGCGACTCAGCGAGTTGAGTATGAGAGTTTCTCGTACTGTACAGGATGCTCCCAGCGATGCGTGCGTGATCGAGGATGAGCGTGGCCAGTGCCATGCAGGGGCAGTGGTCGAGTCACCGAAACTGAAAGTGGGTTGCTTTGGTGGACTGGAGGGTTGGTTTGTCCCGGCGCGGCACAGAGAGGCTGCAggcggctggtagaagccccaggtaagttaaactaacTTTTtgaagtttccttttaaactttgaaatttttattttgcctttaatgtttttttgtgtgtgtgtttttgtttttttttatggtacAGCATAAGACTAGTATTCATCTTTCTTGGTCTGTTCATATTTTAGGGTGCTCGAATGGTACGTGAGTTATTTGAGATGGCCAGGACAAAGAAAGCATGTCTTATTTTCTTTGATGAGATTGATGCTATTGGTGGTATGTATTAATGCAATGACAATTCTTTCAATTTCTTTTTTGTAGCGAATTGTGATATAGTAAGCACTGTATGACAATGGTTTATGCAATTCATTACTGAGCATTAATCTGTTTGTCTACTTAAAGTGTAAGTGTAGTTTctctaaataagaaaaaaaactctcATCCACTATATGCATACGTTATAGTATAATCTTCTGATTGgatatatagtatatagtataATCTTCTGGTGTGTGTTCACCAGATGTAATTCATCATCTGCTAGCTGGATACTACACAAGTTCATTAGGAATGAGTAAGGGTGAGTGCTCTTTAGTTGCCACATGCAGTAACGCAGCTGTGTATTAAAGAAAACgtgttatggaaaaaaaaaaacctctggggaatacttaccattatcattaggatccagaggcttccccgtcctcctccgtccaagTCCCAGGGTCTTCTGAAGTGCGGCGAGGTAactatttacctaccacgatcctgcgcaggcggtgTACTAGCTGCTCTtcgggttaaagagacactgaagcaaactaattttccccattttaccttataattcgcttcagtgctctcaagcCAAGTAACCTGCCACGTCCCCGCTGCAAAACTagcgctgcagagcccccaaatccccgggggggggggggcaatctggcaggcatttcctggaaggggtagagcttccagctgtagctctgcccctcctgacgtcaatcgaggCGGATCGCCGtcactccctgcccctctcactcttccgtcATAGAGAGGggcagcgatccgtgcggcgattgacgtcaggaggggcagagctacagctggaagctctgcccctcagcgcagcaaaatccacgaccaagttggtcgtggatatttgcGGATAGATTTGGGGCCTCTGCAgcactcgtttagcggcggggacacagcggattacttggattgagagcactgaagcgacttataaggtaaaatggggaaaataagttcacttcagtgtctcttgaaggaggaaatagctgaacccgatcaATCCACTCTAGAGCTGCTCCAATCCGGATCGGGGAAACATTCgggtagttctatccggatatctcccagttacctgtgggggggggggggtcaatcatacctgtctgatgtcttcttcggtccgtccctcggcgcctcccatgatgcggtccaagcggcggtcacgtgattaccaacacttcctccttccgggttgaaggaggaagtgtttgtaatcacatgatgtgcgtggagcgcatcgtgggaggcgccgagggaccgaCAAaagagacgtcagacaggtaagattgacccccgcccaccccgcacaggtttactgggagatatccggatagcaactatccgggtatctccctggatccggatttgagcagctctgatCAACTCTATTGCACAGGCGCGAGTCCTTTTTGCGCCTGCGcattagagcggatacgatcgggttcggctatttcctgcCAAGCCCAAAGAGCCGctgctgcacctgcgctggatcccggcgaGATAAATATAAAAttccttgtcaagcttgtcgggggagTATTCAGGGGAGCCAAAGCTGGATTCCCTGAATCTAtagggaagggggaagcctcattgggactcagaggcttcccacccgaggtaagtatccacaagagggtttttttttttttgttagagtctctttaagtaatgctTATGAGCAAGGAAGTCTATTGCTATATACAATAACACACTCAAATCCTAAAATATGATCATGCTACAGTTCCCAGATGTCTTTTATGTAAAGAAAACCCATGTTATGTGAAGTGTATAGACCGGCTACactaccctggaacaagcatgctgattgtGTTCTGATCGCACTGTGTCAGCAActcagatggtcaataagatgctaaaAATTcacgcttgcatgcaaattttcaatgcagattgtatgcatcTTGTGATTGGGCCAGTTAGAAGcagcaggaagtgtatttgattgGACCTATTCTTAGCGGCAATGACCAGCTCTTGTGAGCAATAGCAGCCTATGTGTTTCTcagcaggtttcctttaaagaggagctgtcagccatactatctcaggggaaaaaaaacaaatctataagtacataaatacttgctctacttacataacatatgtattgcactgtccacgttatgattcctgtgagttatataaaggaaaagtagagaatcctattctagacagtttccatatttactgtggctattttgaagccagtcgagatgtaatatctgcccttagtctcctctgcctgatttgcctgcccttcactatagaaagtgcattgttttagcctgagaaattttggccaatcagagaggaacagaggtgtgggagggggaaaacaggagggaaagatgcttcagccaatcaggctgcattagttaagtctgaggggaagtagagaagcaaaaaaagacaacccagcatgccctgcaacttctcttttgtgtaccaaattttctgtaccaaataagagtcatgtaaactgggggatGATAatttaacaagaaaagtaatagtgattttaacttttggattgcctggtcagCATCCttcttacttgtttaccagataaaaataaagaattaatttttgattttatgcccgacagttactctttttaAAGTACCACCACTTTTAGAAGTATGGATGTCGCCTGAGTTCTGAATACCGTAGACAACATGGCCCAGAGCTCAGAATAAGTCAGCATGTGCATACCATGCATATTAATGCAAATGTACCTGCTTACTTTGATTGGTatcactgcccacattgcgtgatGCCAAGCCGGAAGCCGGAAACAGCGGAGTTGCTTGAAACGCAgctcagtgactctctatagaGGGTTAACCTATTTATGCCCTTGATTCATGTTTTGATATCTGAATGAAAGAGCTTGAATATATTGAATATAATCGGTGCTGGATCATTCTTTTTGGAGCTTCAGTGAACTACATGGGCAAGCAGGTCTGATCTTCAGCACGTCATCTTTTAGGTGGTTGCAGTCTACATTTTGGTTGATTTCTCCACGAGTAATAGTGCTGAAGTGCTTTTGGACAGCAGTATCCGGTTTCTGTGTTGGGAAACCCGGATTCAAACAGGAACACTGCACAGAGAGGTACTAGGGCTCTTAGAATGGTGTATTTTGTCCCTTATTTAAAGGACAGCCAAAGTAAGcagaatattgaggctgccatatttatttccttttaagcaatgccagttgactGTCtagcctgctgatcttctgcctctaatgcctTTAGCCGTAGATCCTGAACAATCATGTAGTAGATCAGGCGTttttgacattgttgtcagatctgacaagattagctgcatgcttgtttctggtgcaattcagacactactgcagccaaatagatcagcagggctgccagacaactgatatttcttaaaaggaaataaatatgacagccatattcttttcactacagttgtcctttaacatttagCCAGCAACTCCTGGTTTTCTCTTAGTTGTGTGTTGTATTCATGCCCGGTAGGTGCCAGATTtgatgatggggctggaggagacaATGAAGTTCAGAGAACCATGTTGGAATTGATCAATCAGTTGGATGGATTTGATCCCAGAGGAAATATTAAAGTGTTAATGGCCACAAACAGACCTGACACCTTAGATCCAGCACTAATGAGGCCCGGAAGACTGGACAGAAAGATTGAATTCAGTTTACCTGATCTTGAGGTAAGAGTTACACAATACTTTGGTTGTATGTTTGCTTTTTCACTTTGCTCATTGTCCAGAAATGTAGTTGTTCGCCATGACTAGAGAAGTACATTAGGGCATCTGGAAATACAAGTGAGCGAGAGCTCTATTTATTGGATGTGGGGTAATGGACcatcctcaataggatcctgaggcttcccttacAGCAGCAAGGTATGTCTTTATTAACCCaaggctcaggttctctttaatgcaggaTCAGAGTGTGGCATTTAAATTGTATGGGAAtaactttctttttttaagttCATAAACATTttgttatttgaaaactatagaagTCTCCATGAAGGATGATAGTCAATGCCTGAAAGAACTCATATTTTTGTTAGCACAGCTGGGAGCCATGACACACCAGTCTGCAATCCCTGGTTTTGGTACAACGTCACTATAATAAAGCAAAGCTTGGCTTACTGTGATGTTCCTGCCTCTTCCCCACCCCAGTCACTCCTTTAGAGGAAGGATTGGAAGGGTGAAAGCAGGGCGCCCCATAGCCAGCCTGTCTCTTCCTGTCCAAAAATTTGACTAGTCAAAGGACAAAcacttcatgggggggggggggggggctgctttgTGGAAGAGTAGACAGTGCAacaaggtatgtggatccagaatGAGCATACCTTTGTACTAACCTTGGATAGCgttgcctcaggtcaggtgtgctttaatatcATAATGCAGTATTGTAATTGTCAAGTTTGTTACATTGTGTGTATACTTTCAAGTGAAACTACAGTTGCCCCATATACTGTCTAAACGGAATACCCTACCCTTAATTTTTGATTACAAACCAGCATGCATCTGAGAAAATGGAAGTAAGGCTTATTAGTATCAAAACAAAAATACCTTTTTACACAGTTGTAAGTCATGTCTCTTTATCACTGTTAGAAATGGTAGGCTGTTGCATACAAAGGCCCGTGGGGGTGATTTTCCCTCTGATACTAGGAGGAGTttgtaaagtgaacctgaaggggaaaaaactgcCTCTAGAGGGTActagcctcgggagggggaagcctctggatccttaaaggggttctgtggacctttttcaaaatgcaatttaaatgaagagATAAGTTCCTTTCATAAGTACTTATTTTTTTTCCCGGTCTCATGTAGAaacagctgtgctgtctctctcctgcgcctttctaattattcgtctagttacaggaatattgtgctgcaggaagaggcagacagtcTAGCAGCTGTTCCTCCCTGCTATAGGCCTCCACCTCCCCCTTCTGCTCATCATCTGATGAGTCATCTCTGACCTTTCTGCAAGCTtcagacagcagggggagggagatcTGCCTCTTGTGGCTTCAGCTCATCTCTCCTGCACAGCAGTACAGGGAGACTGTGTACTGACCTGgaagcactttacattgcagccatCTTGCCCAAAGGTTTTACAATTatgttttattcattaagttatttaTTGGCAGCTGCGAAAATAGGGGGAATAATAGAGGAAACAGTAATATGTTTATTTGAATTTGCTGTAAATTCACCACAGATCTTCAAGCTTCCCATCTTCAGCAGAGGGGATCTAGCGCTGGCACCCCTGAAAGTCTGCGTGACACGATCGGGCTCGACTATTTctgcatgagccccccccccccccccccatagaaagactcaccagactttaTGGCCTAAGTGGGCCCGACTTCGCCtcaggggtataggccacccctcagcctctctggcaacctCTGGACCTCTCCACCGTCCGTTTTCAGCTTGCTTCTCAAATGGTTGTTGGTGTTACCTCCAGGCAAAAAACAGAAGCTTCACATAGTGTAAAAGTGCTTAAGGGAGTGATCCCGCGTTTATTTAAAAAGATTAAAAGCAAATACAGGTTAAGTTAAAAAAATAAGAGCAGGCAGCTAAGGAGTGGGGTAACCCAAAAAGCTGGGCAGAGCTACGGAGCGGCGCAAcgtctgacgtcaccggacgcgGTGACTGGTTTAATGCGCCTACACTGCCTGATTGAGCTGCGATCATCGTGGGTTTCCGAGCCGAGTAACGCTGTGTACAGTCGCTTTAAGCGCATCCAGCTGTTTGGTTTACCCCACTCCTGCTTAGCCACCTGCTCTTATTTTTTGAACTTAGCCTGTACTTGCTTTTAATCTTTTTAAATAAACGCGGGATCACTCCCTTAAGCATTTTTATGCTATGTGAAGCTTCTGTTTTTTGCCTAGAGGTAACCGCaacctctgggggggggggggggggaggaatagcCCCATTGATGCTATGCTGCTGCAGAATATCAACCACTGAGACTGGATACTGTGCCATAACAGAGACTTTTTTCTGAGCGCTTACCCATTCTTAATTTTTCCTTTGAAGACAGGGAAAGCCTCTTCAGGATTTGGATTTCTGTCTTTTGCTCTAATATTACACTAGCGTCCAATGGCTTGCCAGTATGTGTTGTTCAAACAGTACATAAAAGCAGTGAGTTTAGGAACAAGTTCTGCCACTACTAAGCAGTCTAGTCTGTGTAGAATTTTTGTTTTGCGGTGTAGGAAACTGAGGGTAACAAAATGCTTTACAACGTTAGTTTTACACAcatcaaaaaagtatataaaccAGGTTCTATAAATTATAGTAAAGTGTATATCTGTAATTGCTTTAAAGTACTCATTTCTGCATTCTTCTATGGTAAATTTTACTCCTGTACAGCTTGTCTCTTAAAAATTCTGCTTGCAATTTTACCTGAAATTTCAAGGAAGTGTATCTTCACAGAT
This DNA window, taken from Hyperolius riggenbachi isolate aHypRig1 chromosome 3, aHypRig1.pri, whole genome shotgun sequence, encodes the following:
- the PSMC2 gene encoding 26S proteasome regulatory subunit 7, which translates into the protein MPDYLGTDQRKTKEEEKEDKPIRALDEGDIALLKTYGQSTYSRQIKQVEDDIQQLLKKINELTGIKESDTGLAPPALWDLAADKQTLQSEQPLQVARCTKIINADSEDPKYIINVKQFAKFVVDLSDQVAPTDIEEGMRVGVDRNKYQIHIPLPPKIDPTVTMMQVEEKPDVTYSDVGGCKEQIEKLREVVETPLLHPERFVNLGIEPPKGVLLFGPPGTGKTLCARAVANRTDACFIRVIGSELVQKYVGEGARMVRELFEMARTKKACLIFFDEIDAIGGARFDDGAGGDNEVQRTMLELINQLDGFDPRGNIKVLMATNRPDTLDPALMRPGRLDRKIEFSLPDLEGRTHIFKIHARSMSVERDIRFELLARLCPNSTGAEIRSVCTEAGMFAIRARRKVATEKDFLEAVNKVIKSYAKFSATPRYMTYN